One genomic window of Mogibacterium diversum includes the following:
- a CDS encoding ZIP family metal transporter, with protein MGINLNVIYGVMIPFIGTSLGAFCVYFMKKDLSKGVERMLSGFAAGVMVAASIWSLLIPAMEESSGMGRLAFIPAVIGFWIGIGFLLLMDHVIPHMHAATNEVEGPKSSLSRTTMLVLAVTLHNIPEGMAVGVVFAGWMTGNSGISLGGALALSLGIAIQNFPEGAIISMPLYSAGSSRHRAFRNGVLSGVVEPIGAILTIIFAQALTPILPYMLSFAAGAMLYVVVEELIPEMSEGKHSHSGVLMFAVGFSIMMTLDVALG; from the coding sequence TTGGGTATTAATCTCAATGTTATATATGGCGTCATGATTCCGTTTATCGGGACATCTCTTGGCGCATTTTGCGTATACTTTATGAAAAAAGACCTCAGTAAAGGTGTTGAGCGTATGCTCAGTGGCTTTGCTGCAGGCGTAATGGTTGCCGCATCTATATGGAGTCTCCTAATTCCTGCTATGGAGGAGAGTTCGGGCATGGGGAGACTCGCCTTCATACCAGCGGTGATTGGATTTTGGATTGGAATCGGCTTTCTGCTACTTATGGATCACGTGATTCCTCATATGCATGCTGCTACCAATGAAGTGGAAGGGCCAAAGAGTAGTTTGTCTAGGACGACGATGCTGGTTTTAGCGGTCACACTTCACAACATCCCTGAGGGGATGGCTGTCGGCGTCGTATTTGCTGGCTGGATGACTGGCAATTCAGGGATATCACTTGGGGGTGCGCTTGCGCTTTCACTTGGAATAGCTATTCAGAACTTTCCTGAAGGGGCAATCATATCCATGCCACTTTACTCAGCTGGCTCATCGAGGCACCGTGCATTTAGAAATGGCGTGCTATCGGGTGTGGTTGAGCCGATAGGTGCCATTCTTACGATAATATTCGCACAAGCGCTGACTCCGATTCTGCCGTACATGCTCAGCTTTGCAGCTGGAGCAATGCTGTATGTCGTTGTAGAAGAACTTATACCTGAGATGTCAGAAGGAAAACATTCGCATAGTGGTGTGCTTATGTTCGCTGTTGGATTTTCAATCATGATGACACTAGATGTTGCGCTTGGTTAA
- a CDS encoding uracil-DNA glycosylase family protein, producing the protein MSISKIVEELKADERNAEYTRRGIPPIFQLNKDAKILIIGQAPGRKVEESKIPFDDKSGEKLISWMGIDRKTFYSDKIAILPMDFYYPGKGKTGDLPPRKFIAEEYHHEILDELTDIEMTLLIGKYSMDYYLKGEMKRNLTETVRSYEEYLPKYFPIVHPSPLNFRWQAKNSWFTEEVVPVLAERVAKILG; encoded by the coding sequence ATGTCTATTTCGAAAATTGTAGAGGAATTAAAAGCTGATGAGAGAAATGCCGAGTATACAAGACGCGGTATTCCGCCAATTTTTCAGCTTAATAAAGATGCCAAAATATTGATAATAGGTCAGGCTCCAGGGAGAAAAGTAGAGGAGTCTAAAATTCCTTTTGACGACAAGTCGGGAGAAAAGCTAATCTCTTGGATGGGTATAGATAGGAAGACCTTCTATTCCGATAAGATTGCGATTTTACCGATGGACTTTTATTATCCAGGAAAGGGCAAGACAGGGGATTTGCCGCCAAGAAAGTTCATAGCAGAGGAGTATCACCATGAGATTTTGGATGAGCTCACAGATATAGAGATGACTCTTCTAATAGGGAAATATTCTATGGATTACTACCTAAAGGGGGAGATGAAGAGGAATTTAACTGAAACCGTAAGGAGCTACGAAGAATACCTGCCAAAGTACTTCCCGATAGTACATCCGAGTCCGCTCAATTTCCGCTGGCAGGCTAAGAACTCGTGGTTTACGGAAGAGGTGGTGCCTGTACTAGCTGAAAGAGTTGCGAAAATACTCGGTTAA